The segment TTTTTATTTTTTTCCATAACCAAATAGCTCGAAATCATCGGCTTAATAATTTGAAAGCTTTTATTGATCCCAGACGAGTTCAATATGTTGCGAGATCCACTTACAAGATTATCTGAACGCAAAAGTTGAAAAAACTCAGCGGGAAGCAGTTGGTAATTTAAACCAGAATAAGACAAGTAATCTTTAATCTTTTCTTTACCAACATTCGCCCCTTGGAAGAACATTTGTGCTAGAGAAGAATTTAAAGCATTATCCGAAAATATCTCGCGGCTATATTTAGTTCTTTCCGGAGAGATAAGAAAAATAATTTTTTCCTTATCCTTTAACAAAAATTTTAAGACTTGATACGGAGTAAAACTTATATCTAGATAGAACTCTGTTTCGTCAGAAGAAGAGTCTTCATTCTTCCAGTGTTTATTCAAACGATTCTGAATAAATATGGCTCTTTTTATCGGCATTATAAAAGAGAAATTAGGCAAAAGTGTTCTAGACCAACCCGGTTGATATTTCAAAATTTCATCTTCAGAGAAAAAATCTCGAGTCAGCGCTTTATTAGGTAGGTTTTTGCTTAGCAAAATCTCCTCAAAATCCTTAGCAAGAAGCCGCGATGACTCAATATAAAAAATATAATCCGGCTGTGCGGTCTTTAGCTCTTCTTGAAGAGAATAGTACTGACTGAGAGCAAATCCTTTTCCAGTTTTTATTTCAACTTTTACCGGCTCTGCAAGAGAGTTCTGTAAATAGGACTCTAAATTTTCAATTCCAGCTTTTAGCTCGGGGCTCTCTGTGCTCCAAATTTCAGGCGCAACAATCCATACCAATGATTGATGATCTGCATGAGCCTGAAAACAAAGAAAAATTATCGAAAAGAATATGTATTTCAATATAGCTCCCCAGATTTGACCGCGCGATTTAACTTATACAGCTCAGGGTGAAATAAGACCTTCTGTGCCCAATCTTTCATGCCCATACGATACCAGTAAATATTCTTATACCCTTTCGATTTTAAGTAAATAGCTGCCTTCAGAGGGCGCCAGTCGTATTCATTCTCGCCAACAAGGATGATATTCTTATTTGCACCAATCTGAATCTTTCCCTTATAACCTTCTTTATGCGAAACAAGGCCTTCGGCAGTTATAGAAGATCGGTACAATGGCATTGATAAAGCATTTCTTTTCTCTGGAAAACCCATTGGCTTGGCACCAACTAAAGAAAATCTCTTCTCAGAACGAACATCTATCACCTCATTGTGCTTTTTATCTTGTATCATTTCCCGAACTTGGGAGGCCTCGAGAATCGGGGCCACTGGAGGCTTTTCAGGAGTTAAACATGGTTGTGCCTTTTTACCATACTCAGACATTCCCCCCGGAAACCAAGAAATATTCTTATAACCCATTGACGTTAAGAGAGTAATAGTGTTGTAGGCGGAGTACTCTCCAGGGCATCCTGAAATAATACTTATTGGCTCACTTTTATTCTTTGGTAGAGTATTTTTACTAAATCTGATTTTGAGCTTAGACATTTCCTCAGGAGATAAAATCTCAGATGCTATTCTCGTGTAGTCTATATACTCAAGAACATTCGCATACTTTAGGGGACCTTTCTTTTTCAATGCCGCAGGTCTAATATCGTAAGCATGATTATTTTTTACTTCGTCGACGAACTGCTTTTTCTTCAATGACTTCGCCGCGGGGTGAAACCTCGGACTACCACCCGTTTTCAAGCTGTCAGTTAATTTATCCGCCAAAACTGTGACTGCGATTATTGGTACTGAGTCTATTTCAGAAGCTTTCTTTCCAGTAAAATCTACCACTCGTTTCCTGAAATTGTTCATTTCCTTTTCAGTTGTCTTCGTTACTTCTCTTTTTTTATATTCAGAAAAATTGATATT is part of the Bdellovibrionales bacterium genome and harbors:
- a CDS encoding rhodanese-like domain-containing protein, translating into MRYIFAIMMVTASSLNFAIAADKKSAAAPSKCTAANAEKSIHMNSVKFWKVVQNKPETLYFVDTEKCFLPNQKINLFETKNGDGFVYWRAPRGTVKVQKVENINFSEYKKREVTKTTEKEMNNFRKRVVDFTGKKASEIDSVPIIAVTVLADKLTDSLKTGGSPRFHPAAKSLKKKQFVDEVKNNHAYDIRPAALKKKGPLKYANVLEYIDYTRIASEILSPEEMSKLKIRFSKNTLPKNKSEPISIISGCPGEYSAYNTITLLTSMGYKNISWFPGGMSEYGKKAQPCLTPEKPPVAPILEASQVREMIQDKKHNEVIDVRSEKRFSLVGAKPMGFPEKRNALSMPLYRSSITAEGLVSHKEGYKGKIQIGANKNIILVGENEYDWRPLKAAIYLKSKGYKNIYWYRMGMKDWAQKVLFHPELYKLNRAVKSGELY